Genomic window (Oryza sativa Japonica Group chromosome 3, ASM3414082v1):
TGAAATGAATCATCACTTCAATGAAGTCTCCTCCGAGCTTGTGGTATGCATGTCTTGCCTTGATCCAAGAAACTCCTCCTCAAAATTCAATGTTAATAAGCTTGTTCCACTTGCAAAGATATATTCTGGAGATTTCACAACATCTGACTGATTATTGCTAAGAAGTCAGCTTCAAACCTTCATTCTTATTAATGTTAGGAGAACTGATGAATTTAATGAATGTACTAATATCTCAAGCCTTGCTCAGCTGACGGTTAAGACTTAAGACCACTAAGCATAGAACATTAATTTCCATTGGTGCATCGTTTCATTGAGCTTCCATTGCCCATTGGTGTATCTCTGTTGAGTGCATATTTTCAGCAATGAAAATTATCAAGACTGCAGATCTGCGCAAATAAGATATCAGATAATTGGCTTAATAGTTTGAAagtataatatactccctccttcccaaattgatcatcatatatgtttatatacCAAGACtaagaataatttaaattacatCAATTAAGACACCATGTACACATTCTCCCACAATATATGTATCGATTAAAACACCATATCAATCACACGTTAGCATGCACATATTCTCACGTGCTGCATTAGTTGTATTATAATGAAATCCATGTACATGTGGTTATATGAtaatcaatttgagaaatttaaaattttattatatgatgatcaatttaggaATGAGTGAGTACTGAGCTAGAGATATTCAAAAGTATCGATTATGATGCAATCATGAAGCAATTCTAAGCCTTGAAAACCCGCAAAGTATCTTTGTCGACCTGAAGAATAAATTGCAATGACACGTTGCTTCTTTTAGTTAATGTGTGTTTACTTCTACCATTCATGCGTTACTAAATGTGCTCATTAATATATCCAGGTGGCTGTTCACTTTGCTCTTTACCAAAGATCTAAGAAAATTAGcatcttactccctccatctacttttgatagtaatatttcatcttggcacacagactaAGAATAAgcaattctacttatcatccatttaaacatcctactagttattcctcgtaaacaagcgattcattaatatttatatttctcaatgcccatgtagacaattttgtgtggaagaatagagagtcacacattaaatccgagaaagtcattaagatctagattgttggattgaaatgtctatcaaaaataaatttttcagatttagaaatatgcctatcaaaagtagatggaggaagtacttgaCTACTGGTTAGTCAAGGTACGTACGtcttttataattaaatatgtttttctatCTAATCATGAAAGTGTTACATTTGATTTGATAATGTTATGTGTCTTATTTTAGCATTACCGACTTAGACTTTCAGTCTAGCATACCCTCAATTTTTATTCTGTATTTTCCATTGCTTAGAGAGACACACCTACTGTAGTAGCATGGTGATAGTAGCATAGGTGTGGGTACAGCTGGCCAATGGTTTTGTCGTGTGTCTGATATTTGAATACACTGTGCTAGATAGGTGAGAAGGAACACCCATAAACAGTTCCCAAGGACGTAAGATTTGGCTTAACCTCATTAACAAATACTATGGTAGTATTATACTCTGGTGTCGTCATCAAGTTTAAATCTTCTATGGTGTTATTTTGTGTTCAGCTACCGATATCGATTTCAGAGCcagtcttataatataattttttgcCGTGTTATAGTGTCTTTAACTTCAACCgtatttaaaacttaaaagaaTTATCGAACCAGAGGAAGAGGAAGTATACGTTAGAGGGATTGGGATCCCTTGACGTAAAGTCAGAGGGACGTggtgactgacatgtggactCCACAGCTCTTGAACCCACATTTTAGTGGCAGTTCACATAAGAGGAGAGGCGTCCACACTAATTAACCAGGTGAAATCATGTAAAGAAATTTCCATGTAAACACTAACTAGCGATATCCTGTTGCCCTTAAAATGCTTCCGACCACCAACGGCAAACACTAACCAGGTGAAATCATGTAAAGAAATTTCCATGCATGGTCACACACTTTTGCTTCAACATTCTCGTTATTCTTTCGACGAAGACGAGTACTGGACGCAAAAAACAAAATCccgaatttttattttttcctcagaacacatcacaaattcacagcCCGCATGCAATGCAATTGCGAACTAGTTGAAAGCATCGACGGGCCAGAATGGCCGAGCTTAACGACGACTTAATTACAATCAAGATGAGTAATAAAGTAATTAAGCTGCAAtgcagctaagctagctagctaggccatGGTGGTGACGTAGACGTCCATCTCGAAGACGCCGGTGTTGGGCGTGGGGTTGCCGAACTTGGTCATGAGGCTGTACCCCCTCGCCCGCCGGAACCTCCCCGTGCCGCCCACCACGGCGCGCTccatgtcgccggcggcgccgaagtCGACGCGGCCGTCCAGCACCAGCGTGCTCCCGTTGTAGTCCCCgccggcgaaggcgagggtcagcagcgtccacgccgccgccgggttccCCAGGTCGGCCTGCACGACGAGGCCCTCCACCCGGCCCAGGTACCGCGACGCCGCGTCCGAGCCCTCCCGGAGCTCGTCGTCCAGGGCGCCCACGCTCCCGAACGACGAGTtgctgccggcgacggcgagcggggaCGGCGCCAGGGAGGCCGTGGTGGCGTTGTCGCCCGCGAACGTCTCGTGGATGTAGAAGTGGAggtgcgtcgtcgtcgtcgtgccgtcgcccgtggcggcggcgaggacggcgaggaaggcgaggagGCAGATgatcgtcgtcggcgtcggcatcATGGAGGTTTGTGTACGTTGCGGTCGGTATAGGAGAAAACCATGTAAGTGGAGTAGTAATTAGTGCGTGAGAGTCAGTAGAAGGAGCAGTTGGGCCTCAACTATCGTGGGGACTGGTCGTGGGAAtctttagagcaggtacaataagctATTCTGACTGGTGATAATGCATCCACGGTGGATTTCTTTGGTGAGCTGGAAGAAAGATTAGAGGAGAGAGAGTGTGAGCCGGCGACTAATTTGTCGCCGACTACACACGCGCTCCAAGGCCGAGCGAATGGGAAGCTAGTGAGCAGCTATTGGACCCACAAGAACTGTGCAGGAACAAAGCATGGCAGGACGCCATTGAGGCCGTGAGCTCGGGGTCGAGGAACAGTGGCCAGGAGGGGAGCTCGGTGAGTGACGCCATGGTGACTAGAGTGGCCAGCTTGAAGCCTAGCTAGCTGCCATGAAGGAGAAGTTGAGAGCGTTGGCATGCCTGATTGGAGGAGGATGAGGTAGGAGTGAAGGCTGTCACCGGCGTGGCTTGGGCACGGAGagcggaattttttttatttttaattttttttattaaaagttttacaaaaataattttccattttgaaaattgacggaagtggtcgcctaccgccctctgggagggcgatttttaaaaatcgccatcccagagggcggcgaaaatgacgtggcagacggccgttcgctctcgggcgacggccgtcaacgaaatttgcaggcggccccct
Coding sequences:
- the LOC4333056 gene encoding dirigent protein 2, coding for MMPTPTTIICLLAFLAVLAAATGDGTTTTTHLHFYIHETFAGDNATTASLAPSPLAVAGSNSSFGSVGALDDELREGSDAASRYLGRVEGLVVQADLGNPAAAWTLLTLAFAGGDYNGSTLVLDGRVDFGAAGDMERAVVGGTGRFRRARGYSLMTKFGNPTPNTGVFEMDVYVTTMA